ttgggttTGAGTGTGACTCACACTTAACTTCTTTTTTCTATTATCTTGAATAAAGTTGTTTTGTTAGAATGTAACAAGATTCTACACATAGTTAAGTTGAAAACTAGTCCGTTTTACATAAGAAagacaaccatttttttctttcagTTGTTGGTCTTATATTTGTATTATCTGCAGTGTGCTATTGAAATTTCGTCCTTCTCCAAGATTGCTGGTTTCACAGGCGTTCGTCTTGGCTGGACCGTTGTCCCCGATGAGCTATATTACTCCAATAAGGTTCCTGTCATTAATGACTATGACCGCATCGTGTGCACTTGCTTTAATGGTGCTTCAAGGATTGCTCAAGCTGGTGGGCTAGCATGTCTATCCCCAGATGGCTTCAAGGTCTGTTTTTCGCTCATTTTAGTGATGtcaaaatgggcgggttttgggtttgggccATGCATATACCATATCTAGTCCGGTTAACACCATGATTTGTCAATACTTTATGACACAATTAAGCCATGGTCCTTAATGTTTGTAGAAAATTTCATTGGTGGACCTAAAGTATTTTTTACGTGAATGACCCTAATGTTTGAACATGTTGCACCGTTAGTCCTTGATGTAACAACTGCTAAATTTTCATTGTTATTGTGCTTCACGTGAGTTGCACACATAGTCTTTTTAGTCACTTGCAGTATTTTGAATCTTAATTGATCGAAAAAAGGTACAATGTATAATTGACGTGAAATGACTAAAAAGACCTCGTGTGCAACTCATGTGATGTCTATAACAAATGGCAGTTAACGACTGTCACATTCAGGGACCACTGGCGCAACAATTGTAAACACTATAGTCATTCACGCCAAAAAATACTTAAGGTCTATTCATGAAACTTTGTGTAAACATTAAGGACCAATAATGTAAttttttcataatttttttttttcatagaGAAACATTCTCCTATCAAATAAGATCTTAAATTGCTTTAGATACAATTCTAGGACATGAATGTTAACGCAGTTGAATATACTTAGGCTGCTTTTGACTCATTAGACATGGTTAACCAAGTTAACCGTAGGTGACTTTTTAAGGTAAATATGAATTTCAATTCAAATTGACTCATTTTTAGGTAAATATGTCAAAACTGATCATCTTTTTATGAAACTCATTTCAGGCAGTGATGTCTGTGGTCAACCACTACATGGAAAATGCGAAAATATTGGTAGAAACATTTACTTCACTGGGATTTGTAGTATACGGTGGTGTAAACGCACCATATGTATGGGTACATTTTCCAGGTTCAAGATCATGGGACATGTTTTCGGAGATTTTGAGAAAAACTCATATAATTACAATGCCAGGAAGTGGTTTTGGACCAGGCGGTGAAGGGTATATAAGGGTGTCTGCTTTTGGGCGAAGAGAAGATGTATTGGAAGCTTCCGCGAGGTTGAAAAGTGTTTTTCTGTAaagaaaagagttatgctgatcgtaCATTCGAGTTTGACATTGTGTGGTTGACTAATTGTGATATCAGATACAATCATACAAAAATTATAACCGCTCTGCAATGGTGAATAAACTAATAAAACATACTCTAATACTTATGATTCTTAAGATGAGAGCTTGAAGCTGCTAATGAGATCAACTGTATTTAAAAAGCTTATCATGTGcaaataatatgttaataatataataCGGAGTAGTATATAAGGTTCAATGATTTCTTCAACTATCATCATTATAATAcattacataatttatatatgtgactatatatatacacacacatacataaacCATCACAATGGCCCAGTTCCATTTCGAACTTCACTGATCTTGAGTGGTTAGAGAAAAAAGTCGCTCTTTTTATCATTTTCCTATACTCTCAGCATCCCAAAGTACATTCTTCCTTTCGTGGTTCTTCAAATGAATTGTCACGAAATACCTTGATAAGCCGCGTAGTATTGTAGGTGCGTACATATTCCCATTCTCCGACTAGCCTGTAAACCACCCAAATATGCTGCGTATATTCTCCTATTCCCCGAGTACCCTCAACAGTTGTAGAAAACCTTATCTGTTTACTCATATACATACATACTTCAATATATGTACATACACACTTCAATTCGTTAAAGATGATATAAAGTAACAAAAAAATAGGAAGAAAAATATGTGAGAAATAGAAAGAATCAGTCAATCTAAAAATCACGTTTTGCTACAATAAGGATTGACCTACTTTCTCATTTAAGGTTTTGAATCATTAAAATCACATTTAATTGATTTTAAAGTCGAATTTGTCAATTACTATTAATTTATTACTCGTTAATTTTATTAGTTTTGAAAACACAATAATCAAATATAAGGCTATGTTTAGCAACAAGCTTTTTAGAACTTTTAGAACTTTTTAGTTTTTAACTTTTATGAAAAAAACTTCTATCAAATAACAAGCTCTGTTTGGTTGAAATAGTTTAAAGCTTTTTGAGGAAGGAAAAAAACTAAAAGATAAAAGCTACTAGAACTAGCGTTTAGCTTCTAGATTTTTATTATTTTACTGTTTATTTGAACGGTTTCAACAACTATACCAAACAACTAAatacttataaaaagctaatagcTACCGGTTACAAGCTATCACCTCTTGACACCATTGCAGGCGTGCATCAATGGTATCCCCAAACCTTGAGTGTTGGGACTTGAGATTATTAGGTTATTGGTTCGAGCCTCGTTTTGGCCATCTTATTAATCAATCTGCTTGAAATATGGAGCTTCATATTGACCCTAGGGGATTTTCTTCCGAATCCATTCAGGATTAAAACCCGGTTCGTCTGTCCCTCAGAAATCAGGATGGTTTAAAGATCGGATTCCTGCAATGTGATTTCGGTTTTCTCCGAAAGCGCATGTGTACGTggtaaatgagagtattcgatgcgccTAAGTTGCCCTTAAAAAAAACAGCAAAAAAAAGAGCCCTTCCTATAACTATCATTTAACAATAAAAGGTGTATAATTTAATGACAAAAATTCTGAAAAATATATGGTTCTCGTGCGATTTACCCTAAAATGACGTAAAATCAATCAACTTGCAAAGTTAAAAATGACAAAGGCAAGTCGTCGAtcaaagaaacgaagaaaaattctCAAACAAAAAGGTAAACACAAGTTAATTTACAAAATCGGTGTTCAATTTTTTCTGTCTGTACTTATGTGTGATTTATGATTCACAGTTAAAATTAGGGCAAAATGTAATAAATTAAAACCTAAGAGTATTAGCTCAAAGGTTAAGAAGTACTGGCTACAACGCTACAGTCTATTTTCAAGGTATGATGAAGGTATTGAAATGGATGAAGAAGGATGGTTTTCCGTCACGCCGGAAGAAATCGCCGTCCGCCACGCACAACGGTGTGTTGCCGGTGGTGTTGTTGTTGATTGTTTTGCTGGTATGGGCGGTAACTCTATTCAATTTGCTCAATTGTAAGTAACTATTGGTTATTATCTATGGTATTTCAGATGATAAACCCTAATAAATAGTGTGGATGCTATGTTTATATTGAATCTAAATGATAGCAATagtaaattaaaataaatattatcgCGAATCATGTGAGGTTTTCGCTGTTTAGTTTATCAGGGGATGACTTGGATGTAGAGTATGCCATGTCCGTTTTCGGCCCTTTACCGGTCAACCCAAGATgtgttgttattgtgacttgtgtTACCGCTAGGCCACCTTGGTGGTGGTTTATAGTTAAACAAGTATTGTACATCTTATATTGTGTTTTGAATGTTTGTACTTTGTAGGGGCTATCATGTTGTTGCTATAGATATTGATCCTCGAAAGATTGAAATGGCGGTAAACAATGCTAAGATATACGGTGTGGAAAAATATATTGACTTTGTTGTTGGAGACTTTTTACAACTAGCCCCATCTCTAAAGGTATCATCGGTCCATACTGAACTTTGAAATCACTGGTATTGTAGGTCACTTAGTTTCTTTTAAATATTTGAAACCAATTATGTGATTTCTTCTGTTAATGCTGATAACAATTTTGGACACCTTGATATAAAGTCTTTGTGATGTTTTACTTGAGAGGCATATATGTTTTTCCGTTTATATTTCTTTCTTTAATTTTAAAAGTAAATAGCCTTAAGGCAACAATGCAACATTAGTAGCAAATCATCTAAAAAAATCACGTGACAAGGATATGATACTTTGGTTATCTTCTGATACTGCGTCATTGTCCATGTTTATGATAGGGAAATGTAGTGTTTCTTTCACCACCTTGGGGAGGTCCATCATATAAGAAGATGGAAAATTTCACACTCAACTTACTAAAGCCTGTGGACGGGTATGCTATAAAATTTGTATTTGCTATTTAGGGCTGTAAACGAGACGAGACAGGCCTGAGCTTGGTAGTTTCAAGCTCGGCTCAGTTGGTTTTTAAAAAGCTCGAGCTCGCCTCATTTCGAGCCTTAGATTTTTAGCTTGAGCTTGGCTCGTGACTCATATGAAAAGCTTGATCTCGACTCGTCATGAGCTCGTTTATTTTTCCTAAAAAGGTTTTAATATGTTTTAGCTCAATTGTTTTCAAATAATACATCTGTTCATTTGACAACTAGAAATGAATAAAAATTTCTTAAAAAATAATTTTTTAGGAAGACGAATACATTAACAAGCATGCAATAAGTATGGTCATCTTGAAACCTGCGACTTTCTTGGGAGTCCACTTGGAAAATGGAAATATTAATATTGGAATGCTAATGAGATAATGAATTACAATACACTCAAAGTAtgtatttatcattcaaacaatggAGGACCAGAAAGAGGACCAGGAAAAGGTGAAATCCTAGAATACACACCACACTCCGTCATCAAGGATCAGCAGTGTAGTTCGTAATAATACAATTGCAGTCAAAGAAGAAGGTATATCACCTAAACACACTTGCATTCAATTTGATAATCAGTTAATGAAATGGACTCTAACTGATCTCGGTTCATCAAAATGGTACTAGTTTGAACGGTCAAAACCTTATACATTTAGTTCCCCTTTTGTCTTAATGACCAGTGATAGTATTAAAATCGCTGAGGTAACTTCAATGATCGTGAAAATTGAAGTGTAGTCCGGTAGTCAGTTAGAACAAAACCTTAGGTAGCAAGTGAAATTGGGAGCTGGATTTAGTGTTAAGAGTGAAATTAGTCGGTTACACCACATTCCCCCCCCAATCACCATCATACCCCAACAGACTAATTTCACTCTTAACACTAATTTCAACCCCCGATTTCACTTGCCGCCTAATATCTTTTTCTAACTGACTACCAGATTGGACTTTAATATTCACAATCATTGAAGTTATCTCACCGATTTTAATACAATCACCATCATTAAGATTATAAGGAACTAAAGGTTATAGGTTTTGATCGTTTAAAATATTGCCATTTGATGTTTCGAGGTCCATCTCATCAACTAATTATCGAATTGAATGCCAAAGTGTTCAGGTGATGTACGTTTAATTTTTTTTCCAATTGTATTATTACGAATTGCACTGACGATTCTATTGACATAGTTGTGGCGCCGATTCCAAGATTTCTTGGTCCTATTATCAACTTTGAAACCTCCATTGTTTAGATGACAAATACATTCGGTGAGTGTATTGCTAGTATACGATATAGCTGTTTGATACAGAGGActgatatatatttagttataattTAACAAACGATACATAAAGTAATTCATTAATCTCATGAGCAATCCAACATTGCGAGTATACGTTAACGTCCACTATAATCCCTATTGTTATTCTTGACTAAAGTAAAATTCTAATTGCATCTTGTTTGCAGATACTCATTGTTTCAAGTAGCCCAAACAATAGCTCCCAACATCATTATGTTTTTGCCTAGAAATGTGGATGTTTGTCAAGTTGAAGAACTCTCTTGGCTATCTTCTCCCCCTCTAAATTTTGAGGTTATATCTTTATGTGTAACTGCAGCTTCACTCCGTAGTGACTTACACCTTGCCACTCAATAATTAGCTGGTTTGATGATTGCAGATTGAAGAAAATTATGTGCGCGGTTTTTTAAAGGGTGTTACTGCTTATTTTGGTAATACTGGATATTAGGGTGCATCTCAAGAAACAAGTTCACATCAAAGGTAAGGCTTATTAGTCATCAAATTTATGTAGATGGTTCATTACTTGCTGATCACGTGACAATGGACAACACTCATTTTACTCCAACCGTGAGTGTTTTCTTCCTAGACGAGATTTGTACATTCTGATATTAGGAATTCTCTCATTTCATGTAAATTAATTAGAATGGAAGAATATGCTGTATTGTTGGGGGCATGATTTTTGTAACTGTTTAGAATTTGCTAAAATGTTCTTGTTGCATGATTTTTAGAACAGGTCTAGACCATCAAAATATGCATACAGAGATGGTATAAATTAATCGAATAATGCACAACAACTGAACAAAACCACTGCCAGCCCAACATAACTATAATCCATAGTGTCAGAACCATAATAACTGAAAAAACTATAAGTTTCAGCCCACCCGACTACCCGAGGAAGGGGTCAAGGGAAGTATTTTTATTCGGATGTACTCCGCCTAATCATGGTCTCACTTTACCCTTTTTGACCTTTTTATGACCACTTCAGATATGCTACTAGGTTTGAACCTTAGTCCTTTTGTCAAGATTACAAGAAAACAAACCGTCTCTCTTTCCTACGCAACTCAAAACCATCTTCCAAAGTACAAAACTACACCCttcaataataatacggagtaataataataaaaagtataaaactacaccCTTCAATAAATTTGATTACAAGAGTCAAAGGTTACAAGGATGTCTGAGAACATTACTTCACTACTAATGCATTATGATGTTCTGGGATGAAGCAAAGAGAGTTGGACCAATGCATGATGACTACAAGACATAAACAAAATGAATTAAAGTTGATACACATTAATTTGCTACTGTTGCTGTCAATGGGCTTGTTATGCAGATCATCGTACCAGTTTGCATACAATCACATGTATATCAGGTCAGCTGGCATTAAGAATTCAGAATTCTTCAATAGAGGAAATATGCCAAGTATGATGATAGGAGCAGTACTTAAGAgaatagtagtattataattaattaGCCCATCCAATAGAGTGGTCATCATATAGATAGGTTCAAGATTCTGGTTTAGATGGTCAGACACCATGTTACTCTGCAGTTTTTTGAACATTTAAGTTCACCCCAGTACCCCCACCCTCCCAATATTTTTCTATATTTATATTTTGACATTCTTTTTCGTGTGGGCAGAAATAAAATAATAGtgatgatgcgggtgagctgggcaatgtaagCAGCAACACAGTCAGcacgagctcaaaagatgttaTACCCGAATCAGGCCAAtcaatggtcgtgttgccatctatttcatatcatctaagtgtttttggagctggttcaagaagctcaggggtgaccctacttcagtccttaaactgaagtagttatgttttcatgaataaagtttttgatagttgaaggcaagccagcaattaagaagaaccagctagccggaccagcaaatgagcttagttcagccagtaaagctttaattcactcagccgggtaaccagcaaatcgaaccagcaaagttaATACTTAGGCGAATCAGCTAGTTCAACCAGATGAAGAATTTTAGTTCAACTAGCATACGATacttagttcaaccagcaggcgaCGTTGTTTTCTTTTGAGGGGCCAACTTGCTGATACGATTCAAAGtctacttatgcttttcaataagccggtcaggtcatgtgcttaacacgtgcgcggctgttctagaagaatgttagctgtccaaggaagattcttATCTGGCATTagatgcttttatcatgggaaggagcactaacaagtggcaggctttttgcagattgtgtcctttattcttattgactaatttgtaattgtttgtcctttttgtctccatttccttttttatatttttgtcttatctagaaagtagctgttaagcttctcctataaataaagagctcttgtaattgtaaaaagGGGGTTGATGATTGAAtaaaaagtttgatagagcttatctatttacaaaatctctgtgtctttacgaatctttgattccggtggctaagagtggtttctttatcagtgtttgtggtgttactttatcaaacattgtggtgaaattcaaatcttcatatctgatattatagttgtggtggaatctttatcagctgtagttgaagatttggagtgtttctagatctctaattgtggtggtatctttatcaattaagggtttagattctctatcctttgtgttcttatttcagagttttatactttGTTTTGGGGTTGTTGCTGTTACAATTTGGGggtttgtgttcagatctgtttaagtgaagaaagcttgttctaaattgcgtttttaaagtcataattacgcatcaaagtggtatcagagcttaggttgttcaatcgaagctttcttttcattttttttagtgttgtttcagttcatactctgttttAGAGCTGTTAAGCTTTATTTCAGATCTGGGTTTCTATTTGTTGCTGAAGGTTTATTTCAGATCTGATATTTGAAATGGCTGATATTCCAAGGaatatgactcttgaagaagctcataatcttagaagagatagagctattgaaactctacaacatcagatggaaagaatggttaacttgttggaagatggtgttccaagaagaaatagaattagatctgaaaatggagatacaactattgtgtcttctagtactgaatctgaggatggtagtcaatctactgatggatctcatgcttcttcacaaagaagaagaaggcataggaaaaaagctgatgatttgaaagatatcaagatagatccacctgattttgaagggtcctctaatcctgaagattactttgaatgggttcaggccatggatagaattatggaggttaaaggctatgatgataaaaaggcctttaaagttgctgtaatcagattaaagaagtatgcttcaatgtggtatgataatctaaaaaaagaaaggcaatatgaagggaagaaaacaatcaaaacctAGTCCAAGTTAAAAGAGTGTATGCAAAAGAGGTTTGTCCCTCAAGCTTGCAAGCAAGAGCTGTATATCCAGATGAATACACTCAAACAAGGCAgcatgaatgttgttgattacatcagagagtttgagcagctcaagattcgtacaaatgttaaagaacctgaagaacacactatagcaagattcgttgggggcttaaatgcttctattgctgatcaagttgaaatgcagcctctatggacttttgagagtgcttgcaagctggctattcaagtagagaaacaagcaaagaagaaaattaattttaagtcttattccaagccagctgtgctgcctatgaagggtcaatcatctatgctgcctaggcataacgaggcagcatccaaagtatctaaaggcaaagagcaggttgtagctggtcctaaagatgatagaaggaaatgcttcaagtgccatggatttggacattttcaagctcaatgtcctaaccagcgtgctcttacattaaaggagattgaagatttggaagggggttttgaaactgaaccagcatatgatgagtctgatagtgaagagtttgttgctgctgatattggagagtttttagtggttcgaagagtaatgcactcagctgagactattgaagataagagtcagcgtgaaaacatctttcattcaaggTGCACAGTCAAGGGCAAAGTGTGCAGCCTGATTGTTGATGGAGGCAGCTGTGCAAACGCAGCAtctgctcacatggtggaaaagcttgagctggttacaaagaagcatcctcatccatataaacttcaatggcttaaccaaagcagcgaggtaaaggttactcgccaagttactgttccattttcaattggtactgtttatcaagatgagatcacttgtgatgttattcctatggatgcttgtcatttgctgcttggtagaccttggttatttgataagtatgtct
The window above is part of the Rutidosis leptorrhynchoides isolate AG116_Rl617_1_P2 chromosome 1, CSIRO_AGI_Rlap_v1, whole genome shotgun sequence genome. Proteins encoded here:
- the LOC139885801 gene encoding uncharacterized protein isoform X1, coding for MTKASRRSKKRRKILKQKVKIRAKCNKLKPKSISSKVKKYWLQRYSLFSRYDEGIEMDEEGWFSVTPEEIAVRHAQRCVAGGVVVDCFAGMGGNSIQFAQLGYHVVAIDIDPRKIEMAVNNAKIYGVEKYIDFVVGDFLQLAPSLKGNVVFLSPPWGGPSYKKMENFTLNLLKPVDGYSLFQVAQTIAPNIIMFLPRNVDVCQVEELSWLSSPPLNFEIEENYVRGFLKGVTAYFGNTGY
- the LOC139885801 gene encoding uncharacterized protein isoform X2; its protein translation is MAVNNAKIYGVEKYIDFVVGDFLQLAPSLKGNVVFLSPPWGGPSYKKMENFTLNLLKPVDGYSLFQVAQTIAPNIIMFLPRNVDVCQVEELSWLSSPPLNFEIEENYVRGFLKGVTAYFGNTGY